A window from Acidobacteriota bacterium encodes these proteins:
- a CDS encoding NADH-quinone oxidoreductase subunit C: protein MELPKMVAAVQAGVPGAVQQVSYWVGDWTVIVAVDRLLDVMRFLKDDASTLFDYCSDVTAADWPPREKRFDVVYCLYSTRLRHRLRVKVRVGEEDPVESVTQLWPAADWLEREVYDQFGIDIVNHPDLRRILMPEQWQGYPQRKDYPLEGPGELLMENPQDWLRLRNLPDEAGAGADADIEIE, encoded by the coding sequence ATGGAGCTGCCGAAGATGGTGGCCGCCGTTCAGGCCGGCGTGCCGGGCGCGGTTCAGCAGGTCTCCTATTGGGTCGGCGACTGGACGGTCATCGTCGCCGTGGATCGGCTTCTCGACGTGATGCGGTTCCTCAAGGACGACGCTTCGACCTTGTTCGACTACTGCTCCGACGTGACCGCCGCCGACTGGCCGCCGCGCGAGAAGCGCTTCGACGTGGTCTACTGCCTGTACTCGACCCGGCTCCGGCACCGGCTGCGCGTCAAGGTGCGGGTCGGCGAGGAGGATCCGGTCGAGTCGGTGACGCAGCTCTGGCCGGCCGCCGACTGGCTGGAGCGCGAGGTCTACGACCAGTTCGGCATCGATATCGTGAATCATCCCGACCTGCGGCGGATCCTGATGCCGGAGCAATGGCAGGGCTATCCGCAGCGCAAGGACTACCCGCTCGAAGGTCCCGGCGAGCTGCTGATGGAGAATCCGCAGGACTGGCTGCGCTTGCGCAACCTGCCGGACGAGGCCGGCGCGGGCGCCGATGCCGACATCGAGATCGAGTAG
- a CDS encoding NADH-quinone oxidoreductase subunit A, which translates to MLDAYIPVFLFILVAIGFAIFTLMVSQAVHTKRYNRVKFEPYECGIEPETDARDRYSVRYYLVAMLFVIFDVETVFMFPWAVVMDELALFGLIEMLVFLFILVVGYVYAWRKGALDWA; encoded by the coding sequence ATGCTAGACGCCTACATCCCGGTGTTCCTGTTCATCCTGGTGGCCATCGGCTTCGCCATCTTCACGCTGATGGTGTCCCAGGCCGTCCACACGAAACGCTACAACCGGGTGAAGTTCGAGCCGTACGAGTGCGGCATCGAGCCGGAGACCGACGCCCGCGACCGGTACAGCGTCCGCTACTACTTGGTGGCGATGCTCTTCGTCATCTTCGACGTGGAGACGGTCTTCATGTTCCCGTGGGCGGTCGTCATGGACGAGCTGGCGCTGTTCGGCCTGATCGAGATGCTGGTGTTCCTGTTCATCCTGGTGGTCGGCTACGTCTACGCGTGGCGCAAGGGCGCCCTGGACTGGGCCTGA
- a CDS encoding VWA domain-containing protein, whose translation MAFSRHAHVTFSLALTASIAAVAAASAQSVERLMIVSVLDADGAPVTGLAAADFEIREDDAAREVLRVDSAGAGRQIAVLVDTSEAAVRVASGFRRGLSAFVDAMHGDNQISIISFGGAPRILAPSTSDGERLREGVGRIFPQSGQAAYMLDAVYEVAEGFDRRGADRPVMVVLTTEGTDYSNRRARQVLERIDESGAAFYALSVEARRAAFGIGRPTGAFGGGFDARQQEFERDLVLSRGTAGTGGRHRDLLASSAVERALLDLAAELRNQYLVAYSRPDSLIPPEEVTVTVNGSGLTARGIVLSTQENRNR comes from the coding sequence ATGGCTTTCTCGAGACACGCTCACGTCACGTTTTCGCTCGCACTCACGGCCTCGATCGCCGCTGTCGCGGCGGCCTCGGCCCAGTCGGTGGAACGCCTCATGATCGTCTCCGTGCTCGACGCCGACGGGGCGCCGGTCACGGGCCTCGCCGCGGCCGATTTCGAGATTCGCGAGGACGATGCGGCGCGGGAGGTGCTGCGCGTCGATTCTGCCGGTGCGGGCCGGCAGATCGCCGTTCTGGTCGACACCAGCGAGGCGGCGGTGCGAGTGGCGTCCGGATTCCGCCGCGGGTTGTCGGCCTTCGTCGACGCCATGCACGGGGACAATCAGATCTCGATCATCTCCTTCGGGGGGGCGCCCCGCATTCTCGCCCCGTCGACGAGCGACGGCGAGCGGCTTCGCGAGGGAGTCGGCAGGATCTTCCCGCAGTCCGGCCAGGCGGCGTACATGCTCGACGCCGTGTACGAGGTCGCCGAGGGATTCGACCGCCGCGGCGCCGACCGTCCGGTGATGGTCGTGCTGACCACGGAGGGCACCGACTACAGCAACCGCCGGGCCCGGCAGGTGCTCGAGCGCATAGACGAGAGTGGGGCCGCCTTCTACGCGCTGTCCGTGGAAGCCCGCCGCGCTGCGTTCGGAATCGGGCGGCCCACCGGCGCGTTCGGGGGAGGCTTCGACGCCCGCCAACAGGAATTCGAGCGGGATCTGGTCCTGTCGCGCGGGACCGCCGGCACCGGCGGGCGGCATCGGGATCTGCTCGCGAGCTCTGCCGTCGAGCGGGCGCTGCTCGACCTCGCCGCCGAGCTCCGCAACCAGTACCTGGTCGCCTATTCGCGGCCCGACTCCCTCATTCCGCCGGAGGAGGTCACGGTGACCGTGAACGGGTCCGGGCTCACGGCGCGCGGAATCGTACTCAGCACTCAGGAGAACCGTAACCGCTAG